From the Anguilla anguilla isolate fAngAng1 chromosome 8, fAngAng1.pri, whole genome shotgun sequence genome, one window contains:
- the LOC118232880 gene encoding tumor necrosis factor receptor superfamily member 11A-like isoform X1 encodes MGVDITTSWIIHIWIRQLIVCVCAQVVFSKPSCGPHQYVRDKRCCKKCEPGKYMLDLCTSKDDTICRSCGPNEYQPDWNNETRCLTQKFCDRGRGFEPDRPENHTAAVPCRCRPGLQCSLVNCEYCEKMPVCRPGYGITVAETTGRGSCAECRPGLFSNVSSAIEPCRPWTDCKALGRVEKEPGTSETDAVCGPHVPGSTISWAIVAVLSVITAISLVILFLFCCKDKLKSLTENVRTCVQDLKRNSMLQETALTPYDGVHGTQNRTLEITCLIRQEGDPKASQCASAGGMPEHAAAVQTTGGAGEPSAGACRESWEPAPAPPPPSSGSGSGSGSCSCALSLKEPLEVGENEDCSQAVAPPCSCPDRAAERPLLEPPVCDGNCSGESPAACPRCARPHGSCDPCPGSGGRVERRGGASEGGVGERDCGAGAGRRSTDSATKAPLSLVSDCEPGLPLHLSTGDLTQGPELEGASHSVAAGHVTGNSNTTFISNGQVMNFSGDVIVVYVSQDSQADSGDLEEAFPNPVQEETTKEGFEVVTKPKTSQPPQENVSVF; translated from the exons ATGGGAGTGGATATTACAACCAGTTGGATTATCCATATTTGGATTAGACAGTTGATAGTTTGTGTATGCGCACAG gtaGTCTTCTCCAAACCAAGCTGTGGCCCGCATCAATATGTACGAGACAAAAGATGCTGCAAAAAATGTGAACCAG GAAAATACATGCTTGACCTCTGTACCAGTAAAGACGATACCATTTGCCGGTCTTGTGGACCCAATGAATATCAGCCGGATTGGAACAACGAGACCAGGTGCCTCACACAGAAGTTCTGCGACAGAg GAAGGGGCTTTGAGCCAGACCGGCCGGAGAACCACACGGCGGCGGTGCCGTGCCGGTGTCGACCCGGTCTCCAGTGCTCCCTCGTCAACTGCGAGTACTGCGAGAAAATGCCCGTCTGCCGGCCCGGATACGGCATCACCGTGGCAG AAACGACGGGCCGGGGGTCCTGTGCGGAGTGCCGACCGGGGCTCTTCTCCAACGTGTCTTCTGCGATCGAGCCCTGCAGGCCGTGGACCGA TTGCAAAGCGCTGGGGAGAGTGGAGAAGGAACCAGGGACCTCGGAAACGGACGCAGTCTGTGGGCCTCACGTTCCCG gCAGCACCATATCCTGGGCTATAGTGGCAGTCCTGTCAGTAATCACTGCGATCTCTCTGGTCATCCTGTTCCTGTTCTGCTGCAAAGATAAGCTGAAGTCTCTCACTG aaaatgtccGAACATGCGTGCAGGACCTGAAGCGAAATTCTATGCTCCAG gAAACGGCGCTGACTCCCTACGACGGTGTCCACGGGACACAGAACCGCACCCTGGAGATCACCTGCCTGATCCGCCAAGAGGGGGACCCCAAGGCCTCCCAGTGCGCCTCTGCGGGGGGGATGCCGGAGCACGCCGCGGCTGTGCAGACCACAGGGGGCGCCGGTGAGCCGTCCGCGGGCGCCTGCAGGGAGAGCTGGGAgcccgcccccgcaccccctcccccctcctcggGGTCCGGCTCCGGCTCGGGGTCCTGCAGCTGCGCGCTCTCCCTGAAGGAGCCCCTGGAGGTGGGGGAGAACGAGGACTGCAGCCAGGCCGTGGcccccccctgctcctgccCGGACCGCGCGGcggagcgccccctgctggagccgCCCGTCTGCGATGGGAACTGCTCCGGCGAGAGCCCGGCGGCCTGCCCCCGCTGCGCGCGCCCGCACGGGTCGTGTGACCCGTGCCCGGGCTCGGGCGGCCGGGTGGAGCGGCGGGGGGGCGCGTCGGAGGGCGGGGTCGGCGAGCGGGACTGCGGCGCGGGGGCGGGCCGCCGCAGTACGGACTCCGCTACTAAAGCGCCGCTCTCATTGGTCAGCGACTGCGAGCCGGGCCTCCCTCTTCACCTGTCCACAGGTGACCTCACTCAGGGGCCTGAGCTGGAGGGCGCCAGTCACTCTGTGGCAGCTG gtCATGTCACGGGAAACAGTAACACCACTTTCATTTCAAACGGACAAGTGATGAACTTTAGTGGAGACGTCATTGTGGTGTACGTCAGCCAGGACTCTCAGGCTGACAGTGGAGACCTGGAGGAGGCTTTTCCCAATCCTGTCCAGGAAGAGACCACCAAGGAAGGCTTTGAGGTGGTCACTAAGCCAAAGACAAGCCAGCCGCCACAGGAGAATGTGTCAGTGTTCTGA
- the LOC118232880 gene encoding tumor necrosis factor receptor superfamily member 11A-like isoform X2 yields MRTVFSKPSCGPHQYVRDKRCCKKCEPGKYMLDLCTSKDDTICRSCGPNEYQPDWNNETRCLTQKFCDRGRGFEPDRPENHTAAVPCRCRPGLQCSLVNCEYCEKMPVCRPGYGITVAETTGRGSCAECRPGLFSNVSSAIEPCRPWTDCKALGRVEKEPGTSETDAVCGPHVPGSTISWAIVAVLSVITAISLVILFLFCCKDKLKSLTENVRTCVQDLKRNSMLQETALTPYDGVHGTQNRTLEITCLIRQEGDPKASQCASAGGMPEHAAAVQTTGGAGEPSAGACRESWEPAPAPPPPSSGSGSGSGSCSCALSLKEPLEVGENEDCSQAVAPPCSCPDRAAERPLLEPPVCDGNCSGESPAACPRCARPHGSCDPCPGSGGRVERRGGASEGGVGERDCGAGAGRRSTDSATKAPLSLVSDCEPGLPLHLSTGDLTQGPELEGASHSVAAGHVTGNSNTTFISNGQVMNFSGDVIVVYVSQDSQADSGDLEEAFPNPVQEETTKEGFEVVTKPKTSQPPQENVSVF; encoded by the exons ATGCGCACAG TCTTCTCCAAACCAAGCTGTGGCCCGCATCAATATGTACGAGACAAAAGATGCTGCAAAAAATGTGAACCAG GAAAATACATGCTTGACCTCTGTACCAGTAAAGACGATACCATTTGCCGGTCTTGTGGACCCAATGAATATCAGCCGGATTGGAACAACGAGACCAGGTGCCTCACACAGAAGTTCTGCGACAGAg GAAGGGGCTTTGAGCCAGACCGGCCGGAGAACCACACGGCGGCGGTGCCGTGCCGGTGTCGACCCGGTCTCCAGTGCTCCCTCGTCAACTGCGAGTACTGCGAGAAAATGCCCGTCTGCCGGCCCGGATACGGCATCACCGTGGCAG AAACGACGGGCCGGGGGTCCTGTGCGGAGTGCCGACCGGGGCTCTTCTCCAACGTGTCTTCTGCGATCGAGCCCTGCAGGCCGTGGACCGA TTGCAAAGCGCTGGGGAGAGTGGAGAAGGAACCAGGGACCTCGGAAACGGACGCAGTCTGTGGGCCTCACGTTCCCG gCAGCACCATATCCTGGGCTATAGTGGCAGTCCTGTCAGTAATCACTGCGATCTCTCTGGTCATCCTGTTCCTGTTCTGCTGCAAAGATAAGCTGAAGTCTCTCACTG aaaatgtccGAACATGCGTGCAGGACCTGAAGCGAAATTCTATGCTCCAG gAAACGGCGCTGACTCCCTACGACGGTGTCCACGGGACACAGAACCGCACCCTGGAGATCACCTGCCTGATCCGCCAAGAGGGGGACCCCAAGGCCTCCCAGTGCGCCTCTGCGGGGGGGATGCCGGAGCACGCCGCGGCTGTGCAGACCACAGGGGGCGCCGGTGAGCCGTCCGCGGGCGCCTGCAGGGAGAGCTGGGAgcccgcccccgcaccccctcccccctcctcggGGTCCGGCTCCGGCTCGGGGTCCTGCAGCTGCGCGCTCTCCCTGAAGGAGCCCCTGGAGGTGGGGGAGAACGAGGACTGCAGCCAGGCCGTGGcccccccctgctcctgccCGGACCGCGCGGcggagcgccccctgctggagccgCCCGTCTGCGATGGGAACTGCTCCGGCGAGAGCCCGGCGGCCTGCCCCCGCTGCGCGCGCCCGCACGGGTCGTGTGACCCGTGCCCGGGCTCGGGCGGCCGGGTGGAGCGGCGGGGGGGCGCGTCGGAGGGCGGGGTCGGCGAGCGGGACTGCGGCGCGGGGGCGGGCCGCCGCAGTACGGACTCCGCTACTAAAGCGCCGCTCTCATTGGTCAGCGACTGCGAGCCGGGCCTCCCTCTTCACCTGTCCACAGGTGACCTCACTCAGGGGCCTGAGCTGGAGGGCGCCAGTCACTCTGTGGCAGCTG gtCATGTCACGGGAAACAGTAACACCACTTTCATTTCAAACGGACAAGTGATGAACTTTAGTGGAGACGTCATTGTGGTGTACGTCAGCCAGGACTCTCAGGCTGACAGTGGAGACCTGGAGGAGGCTTTTCCCAATCCTGTCCAGGAAGAGACCACCAAGGAAGGCTTTGAGGTGGTCACTAAGCCAAAGACAAGCCAGCCGCCACAGGAGAATGTGTCAGTGTTCTGA